The window GCCGGCGACCGCGCGGGCGTCGATCGGCTGCGGCGGCGCGTCGGAGAAGCCGTACCCGGGCATGTCCGGCACGACCACGTCGAACCCGGCCTCGACGAGCATCGGCAGGACCTTGCGGTACCGCCACCCGGAGTCGGGCCAGCCGTGCGCGAGCAGGAGCGGCAACGCGTCGGGCGTGCCGGCTCGGACGTGCAGCACGTGGATCCCGGTGCCGTCGATCGTCAGCCGTCGGCTGGGCAGCGCGGCGAGCTGTGCCCGGTGCGCGTCGAAGTCGAAGCCGTCGGCCCAGTACGCGACGAGTGCCCGGAGTTCGTCGACGTCCGCCCCGAGCGACCACCCGGCGCCGGCGGGTGCGTCCGGCCAGCGCGTGGCACGCAGTCGCGCGCGGAGGTCCTCGATGGTCGCGTCGTCGATCTGCGGTGTCTCGCCCATGGCGGCGACGCTACTCAGCGGGACCGACACCCGGACCGCGGGCGCCGTGCGACGTCTTCAGCAGCAGTCGCAGGCGTCGCTCGCACGCTCGCCGGTCAGGGCGCCGACCGGCTGCTTGCAGGCGTCACCGCGCCAGGCCTCGAGCCCCTCGCGCACTGCGAACACGACGACGACCAAGCCGGCCACCGGATCAGCCCACGACCACCCGAACAGCGTGTTCAGGAGCAGACCGACCAGCACCGCGGCGGACAGGTAGCTGCACACCAGGGTCTGCTTCGAGTCCGCGATCGCCGACGCCGAACCGAGTTCCTTCCCGGTACGACGTTCGAGCAGGCTGAGGAACGGCATCACGGCGAGGCTCACCGCCGCCAGCACGATCCCGACGGTGCTGTGTTCCGGCTCGCGCACCCCGGTCAGGGTCAGCGCCGCGTCGACGCTGACGTACAGCGCCAGTGCGAAGAACGACACCGCGATGACCTTGAGCGCGACGCGTTCCCGCTCTTCGGGGTCCGGCCCGGCGAACTGCCACGCGACCGCAGCGGCGGACAGGACCTCGACGACGGAGTCGAGTCCGAAGCCGATCAGGGCGGTCGAGGAGGCCACCGAACCGGCGGCGATCGCGATGACCGCCTCGATGACGTTGTACGTGATCGTCGCGGCGACGATCCACCGGATCCGTCGCTGCAGCACGCGCCGGCGGTCGGGGACGACCGCAGCCGTCACCCCGGTCATGCGCCGGGTCCGCAGCAGAGCGGGACGTCACAGTCCTCGTCGGTGCACGCTTCGCCGTCGTCGACGGCGAGCACGACCTCGAGGAGCGAGCGGATCGCGGCCCCGAGGTGCGGGTCGGCGATCTCGTAGCGGGTGGAGCGCCCCTCGGGTACCGCGACGACGATGCCGCATCCGCGCAGGCAGGCGAGGTGGTTCGAGACGTTGGAGCGGGTGAGCCCCAGGTCGGTGGCGAGCCGGCCCGGGTGGACCGGCGCCTCGAGCATCTCGAGCAGGATCCGGGATCGTGTCCGGTCCGCCATCGCCCGGCCGAGCCGGTGCATGACGTCGAGCCGCGGTGCAGTGGTCAGCATGCACTGACCATACAGCGTTCGCTGACCTGTCGGACCCCCATCGGCAGGCGGACCCGGGATGCGGCAGGCTGAGGCCGTCAGCCACCCACCAGGCACCACACACACCACAGGGGAACCACATGACGGATCAGACGACCGAGAACGCGTGGCAACGCTTCTGGGCACGCGGCGGGTGGTGGCGTTCGATCCTGCTCGCCGCCGTCTACCTGCTCGTGTACCTCGGCATCAGTCAGCTGATCGGCCTGTTCGTGCGGCCGTTCATCGACCTCGACGACCTGTACGGCGACCCCGCGAGCGTGCTCTTGGCCTCGATCCTGCCGATCGGCCTGATGGGACTGCTCCTGCTGCTGTTCGCGCGCTCACTCGGGTGGTTGCCGCACCTGTTCCGCCGGCGCACTGCACGCGCCCCGCGGTGGATGTGGATCGCGGTCCTCATCACCGTCGTCCCGCCGGTGATGAAGCTCGCCGGCACCGACTGGTCCCGGTTCGCCCCCGCACTCGTCCTCGCGATCCTGTTCTTCGGGTTGTGCGTCGGGTTCGCCGAAGAACTCCTCACCCGCGGTCTCACGGTCGAGCTGCTCGAACACCACGGGTACAGCGAGCGTGCGGTCTACGTGCTGTCGTCGGTCGTCTTCGGGTTGATCCACTTGCAGAACCTGCTCGGCGGCGGCAACCCGCTGCTCGTGTTCGCGACGGTCGGCTACGCGATGGGCTTCGGCGCGATGATGTTCCTCGCGCTCCGGGTGAGCCGGTGGCTGATCGTCCCGATGCTCCTGCACGCCCTCACCGACCCCACCACCCTGATGGCGGCGGGCGGGCTCAACGATGCGCACGCCGTCGTGACCGGCGGATCGCACGCGCTGGTCACCTTCGCGTCGCTGTTCAACTTCGTCTACATCGCCTTCGGCATCGTTGCGATCTTCCTGTTGCCGGGCCGCAAGCGCGCGCTCTGAACGCACCCATCTGACGGTCTGGAGGCACGTGGCGGGTTCGCTACGTGCCTCCAGTCCGAACATGGTGAGCGCGGCGGGCCGGCCGCTACGCGGCCACCAGGTACTCGTCCCACTCGGCCTGCGGACGCTCGATGCCGCGCACGACCCACGACGAACCGTGCGGGATCTTCGGACGGAAGCGCAGCCGCCAGCCCATCTCCTGCGGGGTGCGGTCACCCTTTTCGTTGTTGCAGGCCAGGCAGCAGGCCACGAGGTTCTCCCACGAGTCCTGCCCGCCGCGCGACTTCGGCTGCACGTGGTCGATGGTCGTCGCGTGCCGGTCGCAGTACGCGCACCGGTTCGCGTCACGGCGCAGGACGCCTCGCCGCGACACCGGCACGAGTCTCGAGTGCGGGATCCGCACGTACCGGGTGAGGATGATGACGGACGGACGGTCGTAGCTCGACGTCGACCCGGTGACCGGGTGTTCGAGGTCGGCGGCGACGACGGAGGCCTTCTGGTTCATGACCAGCACGAGGGCTCGTCGGAACGAGATCACCGCGAGGGGCTCGTAACCGGCGTTGAGGACGAGAGTGCGCATTGGTTCCCTTCCGACGTGCCTGGACGGCTTCCAGGCGCT of the Curtobacterium sp. TC1 genome contains:
- a CDS encoding ArsR/SmtB family transcription factor, translating into MLTTAPRLDVMHRLGRAMADRTRSRILLEMLEAPVHPGRLATDLGLTRSNVSNHLACLRGCGIVVAVPEGRSTRYEIADPHLGAAIRSLLEVVLAVDDGEACTDEDCDVPLCCGPGA
- a CDS encoding CPBP family intramembrane glutamic endopeptidase; the protein is MTDQTTENAWQRFWARGGWWRSILLAAVYLLVYLGISQLIGLFVRPFIDLDDLYGDPASVLLASILPIGLMGLLLLLFARSLGWLPHLFRRRTARAPRWMWIAVLITVVPPVMKLAGTDWSRFAPALVLAILFFGLCVGFAEELLTRGLTVELLEHHGYSERAVYVLSSVVFGLIHLQNLLGGGNPLLVFATVGYAMGFGAMMFLALRVSRWLIVPMLLHALTDPTTLMAAGGLNDAHAVVTGGSHALVTFASLFNFVYIAFGIVAIFLLPGRKRAL
- a CDS encoding HNH endonuclease translates to MRTLVLNAGYEPLAVISFRRALVLVMNQKASVVAADLEHPVTGSTSSYDRPSVIILTRYVRIPHSRLVPVSRRGVLRRDANRCAYCDRHATTIDHVQPKSRGGQDSWENLVACCLACNNEKGDRTPQEMGWRLRFRPKIPHGSSWVVRGIERPQAEWDEYLVAA
- a CDS encoding cation diffusion facilitator family transporter, which produces MTGVTAAVVPDRRRVLQRRIRWIVAATITYNVIEAVIAIAAGSVASSTALIGFGLDSVVEVLSAAAVAWQFAGPDPEERERVALKVIAVSFFALALYVSVDAALTLTGVREPEHSTVGIVLAAVSLAVMPFLSLLERRTGKELGSASAIADSKQTLVCSYLSAAVLVGLLLNTLFGWSWADPVAGLVVVVFAVREGLEAWRGDACKQPVGALTGERASDACDCC